The Candidatus Methylomirabilota bacterium genome segment CAGTCGAACACCGCGATGGTCGTGGTCACCGGGAGTGCGAGCCTTGGTCGCATCTCGTTCATGGACTACATTGCCTCGAGTGTCGTGCCTGGCCATTCTGATGCTCAGAAGCATGACGAGGCGATTCGTGGTTTTGCGGAAGGCATGGCGAAGATGCGAAATGCTTATTGGGCGGACGTGCAGGTCGAACGCTGGCCAGACACGGTGCTCATGCTGGCAGCAGTGTCACCGTCCTCCAGCGAGCCGATTGTTTGGCGCATCGCTTATCGTGGGCAGGACACCACTGTCGGGCGGATCGATAACCCGGTCTATTTCGAGGGATCGTACCGGAATGTCTTTACGCTGTTGTACGGCTACGACTTCAGGCTGGTGACCGCGTTGGCCGACGAACTCAAGGTTGGGGATCAGCCCGTGGGAATCGAGGCATTGCAGCAGACGCTTGGACAGCTCAAGATACTCAAGCCGATCGAGCCGCTCTCCGTAGGGGTGATGCCCATCCAGGACGCAATGGACTTCGCGTACTTTCTTGCGTCGACCCAGGTTCAGATGGAACGGTTCTTACCTGGTGAGCCGCTTTGCGGGGGCCCGATAGACCTGATGGTCTTGAAGACAGCGCCTGTTCAAGAGATACTCTGGCACCCAGGAAAATTGCTCCACCACCCCGGGGGGCGTAGACTTGCGGATAGGGGGTAGCTGACATGCGTAACGTCGATGAAGATCTTGAGCGCCTCCAGCAGGCACAGGTGGCCCGTCAGGAAGATCTGAAGACAGGGCGTGTGAGGGTAATTCCCCCTGTCCGGGAGAGTGCCGAAGAGAAGGAGAAGCAGGCGGCAAAAGCCTAACGATCCTGTCGCTCACGCACAAGGCCGGCGTTTCTTCCTGCGCCGGTCTTGTTGCTTGTGGGGTCAGGTCTTGCGATCCAACATGCCCACCCGAGCGTGACGTCGGCGGGACACATTCCCGAGAGGACAGACATGTACGATCTTTTGCTGAAGGGCGGCACGGTCGTCGACGCGGCGAGCGGGCTCGACGGCGTCCTCGACGTGGCGATCGAGAATGGGAAGATCGCGCGCATCGCCGCGGGCATCGCCGCCGGCGAGGCGGCGCGGGTGATCGAGGTCGGGGGCAAGCTCGTCACCCCCGGGCTGATCGATTGCCACGCCCACGTGTTCGAGGGTGTCAACCGCACCGGGGTCAATCCCGATCTGGCCGGTGTCTACGCCGGCGTCACCACCATCGTGGACGCTGGGAGCGCGGGGGCGGCCACCTTCGACGCCTTCCCGCGCCACATCATCCCGCGCTGTCACACCGAGATCGTGCCGTTCCTCCATATCTGCCAGACGGGTCTCGCCACGAACCCGGACATCATCGCCGAGAGCAGCGTGGACCTCGACGACACGGTGCGGGTGGCCAGCCAGCACAAGGGGCTCATCCGCGGGATCAAGGCGCGCATGGTGTCGCCCGCGCTCGAGATCATGGGCATGGAGATGCCAAAGCTGGCCAAGCGGGCGGCTCGCGAAGCCGGCATCAAGCTGATGGTCCACATCGGGGACACGACGAAGCGCTACGATCCGAAGGTGATTCACCCGCTGCTCTCACTGCTCGAGCCGGGCGACATCCTGACCCACTACTTCACGCCGAACCCCGGCGGCGTCCTCGACGCCAACGGCAAGCTCGTGCCCGAGGCGCGCGAGGCCGCCGACCGCGGCGTCTGGTTCGACACCGCGCACGGCCGGATGAACTTCAGCTTCGATGTCGGCCGCCGCATCATCGACCAGGGCCTCCTTCCGCACTGCATCAGCACCGACCTGACCGTGCCCGGGCGTCTCCAGACGGTGCACAGCATGACCGAGATCATGACGCGCTTCCTCGGCCTGGGCTTCACGTTGCCGCAGGTGGTGGCGATGTCGACCACGAACCCCGCGAAGGCCATCGGCGTCGAGGATCGGCTGGGCCGTCTCGAGGTTGGACGCCAGGCCGACGTCTCGGTCCTCGAGCTCCGGCAGGGCGACTGGATGGTCTACGACATTCTCGGCTCCGGCCTGCGCGTCGAGCGCGCCTTCCTGCCGCATCTCACGGTGAAGCAGGGCGCAGTCTTCGCGCCCGATTTCGGACCGCGCCCGTGGGGCTGGGAGCCCGATCGCGTGTTGCCGAACGGCGCCATCGCCGGGGGCTGCTGCTAGCCAAGGAGTCTCAGAGGTCAGCGGCGCCGCAGGAGGAACAGGAGGATCCCGGTCTCGTACAGCTCCTCGCCAAGGATGACGGCTGCGATGAGCATCGTTCCTCGCGATCTGTAGAGGATGCCGAGCGCGAACGCGACGCTCGCGGCCGCCATGATCAGCGCCCGGATGCCGCGGATGAGCCGGGCGCTGCTGTCATCCGCGCCGGTGTCGCGGAGGACGTACGCGAGGTGACGGATCGCCCGCCAGCCCAGCACGGCGGCAACGACGATCAGGCCATCGACGATCAAGAGCCTCACGTTCCCGCCCGCCTCGTTTCGGAATAGAGATGACAGGCGACGAGACGCTTCCCCTCGGGCTTGAGCGGCGGTTCCTCGTTCGCGCAATGGGGCATCACGAAGGGACAGCGCGGGTGGAACCGGCAGCCGCTCGGGGGATCAAGCGGGCTCGGCACCTCGCCTGAGAGGACCACCTCCTCAGCTGGCCTGTCGAGGTCGATCGGCAGCGCCGCCGCGAAGAGCGCCTTCGTGTACGGGTGCTTGGGCTCGAGCGCGACCTCCGTCGCCTCGCCCAGCTCCACGATCTTGCCCAGGTACATCACCGCGATGGTGTGACTCATGTGCGCGACGGCGGCGAGATCGTGGGCGATGAAGAGGTACGAGACGCCCAGGCGCGTCTGGATGTCGCGTAGGAGGTTCAGGATCTGCGCGCGAATGGAGACGTCGAGCGCGGACACCGGCTCGTCGAGCACGATGAGCCTCGGCGACAGCGCGAGAGCCCGGGCGACGGCGATGCGCTGGCGCTGGCCGCCCGAGAACTCGTGCGGGAAGAGGTCGGCCGAGCGCTCGGGCAGACCGACCAGGTCCAGGAGCTCCTGCACCCGGCGGCGGCGCTCGACCGGCGCCGGGTGGTCGTTGATCACCAGCGGCTCGGCGATAATGGAGCCGACGCGCATGCGCGGATCGAGCGAGGCATACGGATCCTGGAACACCGCCTGGACGGATCTGCGGTAATGACGCTCCGCTCCGGCGTCCCGGTCCAGGACGTCCTCGCCCTCGAAGCGGATCGTGCCGGCGGTCGGTCGCTCGAGACCAAGGACCAGCTTGGACGTGGTGGTCTTGCCGCACCCGGACTCGCCGACCAGCCCGAGCGTGGCGCCCGCCTCGATGCTGAACGAGACGGAGTCGACGGCCCGCACCAAGCCCATCGACCAGCCGAACACCCCTTGGCGCACCGGAAAGTGCTTGGTGAGCCCGGAGGCCTCGAGGAGGGGCGACCCCTTGGTCATGGCCCTGCCCTCAGGCCGGGGCATGGAGCCAACAGCGGCTCACCTGCGACGGCCCCGCCGTGAACTCCGGGGGCGCCTCGACGCGGCACCGCTCCATCACGTGAGGGCAGCGGGGCGCGAAGCTGCACCCGGCCGGGAGCGTCGCCAGATCCGGCGGCTGGCCGTCGATGGCGATGAGCCGGTCACGCTTGGCGCCGAGCCGCGGGATCGATTCGAGGAGCGCCTGCGTGTAGGGATGCGCGGGCGCCGTGAAGATCTGCCGCACCGGCCCCGTCTCGACGATCCGCCCGGCGTACATCACCGCCACGCGATCGCAGATCCGCGAGACGATGCCAAGGTTGTGGGTGATAAAGATCATCGCCAGGCCGTGCCGGTCTTGGAGCTCTTTCAGGAGGGCGAGGTACTGGGCCTGGATGGTGAGATCGAGGCTGGTCGTCGGCTCGTCGGCGATCAGCAGGCGAGGCGGCGCGGCGATAGCCATGGCCCCCACCACCCGCTGGCGCATGCCGCCGGAGAGCTGGTGGGGAAATGCGCGGAGCCGCGCCGCGGGCGAGGGGATGCGCACCGAGGCGAGCAGCTCCGTAGCGCGCTCGGTGAGGGACCGCCCGCGCAGCCCGTGGTACATCGTGACCGGCTCGCGGACCTGCATCCCGATCGAGAACACCGGGTTGAGCGAGCTCATCGGGTCCTGCAGGATCATCGCGATCTTGCGGCCGCGGATTTGCTGCATCTCCCGCTCGCTCTTGGTCAGCAGCTCCTCCCCGTCGAGGAGGACCGATCCGCCCAGGATGCGCGCGGCCTGCCGCGGCACGAGCCGGATCATGCTGAGGCAGGTCATGCTCTTGCCCGAGCCCGACTCGCCGACCAGCCCGAGGGTCTCGCGCTCCGCCACCGAGAACGAGACGCCGTCCACGGCCTTGACGGTCCCCCACCGGGTGACCAGATGCGTGCGGAGGTCTCGAACCTGGATGACCGGGCGTGACACAGGTCAGAGCTGGCGGAGCTTCGGGTCGAAGGTGTCGCGCAGCCAGTCCCCGAGCAGGTTGAAGGCAAGCACCACGAGCATGATGGCGAGCCCCGGGAACATCGACACCCACCAGGCGCTGGTCACGAACTCGCGGCCCTCGGAGATCATCGACCCCCAGGCCGGCGTGGGCGGCGGGATGCCGGCGCCCAGGAAGGACAGCGACGCCTCCAGGATGATCACGTACCCGATCTGCAGCGTCACGAGGACGACCAGCGTGTTGAGCGTGTTGGGGAAG includes the following:
- a CDS encoding amidohydrolase/deacetylase family metallohydrolase: MYDLLLKGGTVVDAASGLDGVLDVAIENGKIARIAAGIAAGEAARVIEVGGKLVTPGLIDCHAHVFEGVNRTGVNPDLAGVYAGVTTIVDAGSAGAATFDAFPRHIIPRCHTEIVPFLHICQTGLATNPDIIAESSVDLDDTVRVASQHKGLIRGIKARMVSPALEIMGMEMPKLAKRAAREAGIKLMVHIGDTTKRYDPKVIHPLLSLLEPGDILTHYFTPNPGGVLDANGKLVPEAREAADRGVWFDTAHGRMNFSFDVGRRIIDQGLLPHCISTDLTVPGRLQTVHSMTEIMTRFLGLGFTLPQVVAMSTTNPAKAIGVEDRLGRLEVGRQADVSVLELRQGDWMVYDILGSGLRVERAFLPHLTVKQGAVFAPDFGPRPWGWEPDRVLPNGAIAGGCC
- a CDS encoding oligopeptide/dipeptide ABC transporter ATP-binding protein gives rise to the protein MTKGSPLLEASGLTKHFPVRQGVFGWSMGLVRAVDSVSFSIEAGATLGLVGESGCGKTTTSKLVLGLERPTAGTIRFEGEDVLDRDAGAERHYRRSVQAVFQDPYASLDPRMRVGSIIAEPLVINDHPAPVERRRRVQELLDLVGLPERSADLFPHEFSGGQRQRIAVARALALSPRLIVLDEPVSALDVSIRAQILNLLRDIQTRLGVSYLFIAHDLAAVAHMSHTIAVMYLGKIVELGEATEVALEPKHPYTKALFAAALPIDLDRPAEEVVLSGEVPSPLDPPSGCRFHPRCPFVMPHCANEEPPLKPEGKRLVACHLYSETRRAGT
- a CDS encoding ABC transporter ATP-binding protein gives rise to the protein MSRPVIQVRDLRTHLVTRWGTVKAVDGVSFSVAERETLGLVGESGSGKSMTCLSMIRLVPRQAARILGGSVLLDGEELLTKSEREMQQIRGRKIAMILQDPMSSLNPVFSIGMQVREPVTMYHGLRGRSLTERATELLASVRIPSPAARLRAFPHQLSGGMRQRVVGAMAIAAPPRLLIADEPTTSLDLTIQAQYLALLKELQDRHGLAMIFITHNLGIVSRICDRVAVMYAGRIVETGPVRQIFTAPAHPYTQALLESIPRLGAKRDRLIAIDGQPPDLATLPAGCSFAPRCPHVMERCRVEAPPEFTAGPSQVSRCWLHAPA